One region of Nitrospinaceae bacterium genomic DNA includes:
- the ftsW gene encoding putative lipid II flippase FtsW, whose protein sequence is MNLSDSKHHGCDFLLCITVAFLVLFGLVMVFSSSAVYAMETHNDSYYFLKRQLLWLVLGCGVLWFARKANYHQWDQFTYPIMVATLALLIAVMMPGLGKEVGGAQRWLDLGGFTFQPSELAKFALVLFMAKSLVKRADKLRDFAYGYLPNLIVLGFFFIPILFQPDFGTAMIIFAVTFTMLFIAGVRKKFLILSCLAVIPFIITAIFSAEYRTRRIMAFIDPWQDPANTGFQAIQSFYAFGRGGTWGLGLGDSTQKLFYLPEAHTDFIFSVIGEELGFIGAMVVVLLFFVLIWRGLMIAYRAKDAFGTHLAIGVTLLIGFQALINMGVASGLLPTKGLTLPFISMGGSSMVVSMLCVGVLLNISEHTVRRS, encoded by the coding sequence TTGAATTTATCCGATTCAAAACATCATGGATGTGATTTTCTTCTCTGCATCACCGTTGCGTTTCTGGTGCTGTTCGGTCTCGTGATGGTGTTCAGTTCAAGCGCGGTCTATGCCATGGAAACACACAACGACTCTTACTACTTTCTAAAGCGCCAGCTTCTGTGGCTGGTTTTAGGATGCGGCGTGCTTTGGTTCGCGAGAAAAGCCAATTACCATCAGTGGGACCAGTTCACCTACCCCATCATGGTCGCGACCCTGGCTCTCCTTATCGCTGTGATGATGCCGGGGTTGGGAAAGGAAGTGGGAGGCGCGCAACGCTGGCTCGATCTGGGCGGGTTCACTTTTCAACCCTCCGAGCTTGCCAAATTCGCTCTGGTTTTGTTCATGGCGAAATCGCTGGTGAAGCGGGCGGATAAGTTACGGGACTTTGCCTACGGGTATCTTCCCAACTTGATTGTGCTGGGTTTTTTCTTCATCCCCATCCTGTTTCAGCCGGACTTTGGCACTGCCATGATTATCTTCGCCGTCACGTTCACCATGTTGTTCATCGCGGGCGTCCGGAAAAAGTTTTTGATTCTTTCCTGCCTGGCGGTGATTCCTTTTATTATTACGGCCATTTTCAGCGCCGAATACCGCACGCGGCGGATCATGGCGTTTATCGACCCCTGGCAGGACCCTGCCAATACGGGGTTTCAGGCTATCCAATCGTTTTACGCCTTCGGAAGAGGCGGGACATGGGGTTTGGGACTGGGAGACAGCACGCAAAAACTATTTTATCTCCCTGAAGCGCATACCGATTTTATTTTTTCGGTGATTGGCGAAGAGTTGGGTTTCATCGGCGCGATGGTTGTGGTGCTTTTGTTTTTCGTGCTGATCTGGAGGGGGCTCATGATCGCCTACCGGGCCAAGGATGCTTTCGGCACCCACCTGGCCATTGGAGTGACGCTGTTGATCGGGTTTCAGGCGCTCATCAACATGGGCGTGGCCTCCGGTCTTCTTCCGACCAAGGGATTGACTCTGCCGTTCATCAGTATGGGAGGGTCTTCCATGGTGGTCTCGATGCTTTGCGTCGGGGTTTTATTAAATATTTCGGAGCACACGGTTCGACGCTCATGA
- the mraY gene encoding phospho-N-acetylmuramoyl-pentapeptide-transferase, whose amino-acid sequence MFYHFFYPLSSDYSIFNVFRYITFRSAYSGVTALVLSLILGTYMIRLLQKYQIGEKIRAHGPQAHSVKSGTPTMGGLLILFTFLLSTLLWANLSNHYIWVIIFAAVGFGAIGFYDDLSKFKSGEGLTVRTKLILQTILAVVIAVYLVYYDPIRADYATKLNVPFFKQLQPDLGVGYLFFIVFIIVGTSNAVNLTDGLDGLAIGPIIIATLTYTGIVYLSGHFKFAEYLDIQYIRDAGEIAVLSSGILGASLGFLWYNSYPAQVFMGDVGSLSLGGILGTIAVIAKHELLLILVGGIFMIEALSVIIQVGYFKYSGGKRVFKMAPLHHHFEQSGWSEPKVIVRFWIVAIVLAMISLSTLKLR is encoded by the coding sequence CGATTTTCAACGTGTTCCGCTACATCACGTTCCGGTCGGCGTATTCCGGAGTGACGGCCCTCGTGCTCAGTCTGATCCTGGGAACTTATATGATCCGCCTTTTGCAAAAATACCAGATCGGCGAAAAGATCCGGGCGCACGGGCCGCAGGCGCATAGTGTCAAATCGGGCACACCCACGATGGGAGGACTGCTCATCCTTTTTACCTTTCTGCTGTCCACCCTGCTGTGGGCGAATTTGTCCAACCATTACATCTGGGTCATTATTTTTGCGGCGGTGGGTTTTGGAGCGATCGGGTTTTATGACGATCTGTCCAAATTCAAAAGCGGAGAAGGTTTGACCGTCCGCACAAAACTGATACTGCAAACGATTCTGGCCGTGGTCATCGCCGTTTATCTGGTATATTACGACCCTATCCGCGCGGACTACGCAACGAAACTCAACGTGCCTTTCTTCAAGCAACTGCAACCGGACCTGGGAGTCGGTTACCTGTTTTTCATTGTCTTTATCATCGTTGGAACCTCCAACGCCGTCAACCTGACGGACGGGCTGGACGGGCTGGCCATCGGCCCCATCATCATCGCCACGCTCACTTACACAGGCATCGTTTATTTGAGCGGACATTTCAAGTTTGCGGAGTACCTCGACATTCAATACATCCGCGACGCCGGGGAGATCGCCGTCTTGAGCTCGGGGATTCTCGGGGCCAGTCTGGGTTTTCTCTGGTACAACTCCTATCCCGCTCAGGTGTTCATGGGAGATGTCGGCTCTCTGTCGCTCGGGGGCATTTTAGGAACCATCGCGGTGATCGCCAAGCACGAACTGCTTTTGATCCTGGTCGGTGGAATTTTCATGATCGAAGCGCTGTCCGTCATCATCCAGGTCGGTTATTTCAAATACTCCGGCGGAAAACGCGTCTTTAAAATGGCGCCTCTGCATCATCATTTTGAACAGTCGGGCTGGTCGGAGCCCAAGGTCATTGTCCGATTCTGGATCGTCGCGATTGTGCTGGCGATGATCAGTTTGAGCACCCTGAAACTGCGTTAA
- the murD gene encoding UDP-N-acetylmuramoylalanine--D-glutamate ligase has product MDLKNKKITVIGMGRSGIAAANFLANRKAQVTLMDQKKRKDMEEAVRQLSPAVQTRFESSTLAGDEDLIILSPGVDINSSYLAPSRKRGVPIWSEVELACRFNTSPIIAVTGTNGKSTCTTLIGEILQAAGKSVRVGGNLGTPFISLVDRETPDFLVLEISSFQLEAVERFHPKISLVLNITPDHLDRHKTLDAYVALKKRISENQTDADFLILNQDDPNTRNLGQSSRAKKLFFSATTDVEEGAFLTKNSLMVRGNATEKKVCNLDDLNQVMQWQIENVLAASLASSLLDIPLEIIGETLKQFTGMEHRMEWVRTYQGVDFVNDSKGTNVGAVQKSLQSFQRPIVLIAGGKDKDSDFLPLKPAFKQKVKHLILIGESKPKFREILNGSFSYEEANSMEEAVRQAAKNAASGDVVLLSPGCASFDMFKDYADRGEQFKSIVRQL; this is encoded by the coding sequence ATGGATCTGAAAAATAAAAAAATAACCGTGATCGGCATGGGGCGCTCCGGAATCGCCGCGGCAAACTTCCTTGCAAATAGGAAAGCGCAAGTGACGCTCATGGATCAAAAGAAAAGAAAAGACATGGAGGAAGCGGTCCGGCAATTAAGCCCTGCGGTTCAAACAAGGTTCGAATCTTCCACGCTGGCAGGGGATGAGGACTTGATCATCCTCAGTCCCGGTGTGGATATAAATTCTTCTTATCTGGCGCCGTCCCGTAAACGAGGCGTTCCCATCTGGAGCGAAGTGGAGCTGGCCTGCCGGTTCAACACCTCTCCGATCATCGCAGTGACCGGGACCAATGGAAAATCGACCTGCACGACCTTGATTGGAGAAATTTTACAGGCGGCGGGAAAATCGGTGCGGGTCGGAGGCAACCTCGGAACACCTTTCATCAGTTTGGTGGATCGGGAAACGCCCGACTTTCTGGTTCTGGAAATTTCCAGTTTCCAACTGGAGGCGGTGGAAAGATTCCATCCCAAAATCAGCCTGGTGTTGAACATCACACCCGATCATCTCGACCGCCACAAAACTCTGGATGCGTATGTCGCGCTCAAAAAAAGGATTAGTGAAAATCAGACTGACGCTGACTTTCTTATTTTAAATCAGGACGACCCCAACACGAGAAACCTGGGACAAAGCTCGCGCGCAAAAAAATTATTTTTCAGTGCAACCACCGATGTGGAGGAAGGCGCTTTTTTAACAAAAAACTCTCTTATGGTTCGAGGGAATGCGACCGAAAAGAAAGTCTGTAACCTTGATGATCTGAACCAGGTCATGCAATGGCAGATCGAGAACGTTCTTGCTGCATCTCTAGCCAGTTCCCTCCTCGACATTCCACTGGAAATCATTGGCGAAACCCTCAAACAGTTCACCGGTATGGAACACCGTATGGAATGGGTGCGGACTTATCAGGGCGTCGACTTTGTGAACGATTCCAAGGGAACCAACGTGGGCGCGGTGCAAAAATCGTTGCAGTCCTTCCAGCGTCCGATTGTGCTGATCGCCGGCGGCAAAGACAAAGACAGCGATTTTTTACCTTTAAAACCCGCGTTCAAGCAAAAGGTCAAGCACTTGATCCTGATTGGAGAATCGAAGCCTAAGTTCAGGGAAATCCTCAACGGGTCGTTCAGTTATGAGGAAGCCAACAGTATGGAGGAGGCCGTGCGCCAGGCCGCAAAGAATGCCGCATCCGGAGATGTCGTTCTTCTGTCGCCCGGCTGTGCGAGTTTCGACATGTTCAAGGATTACGCGGATCGTGGAGAACAATTTAAATCCATCGTCCGGCAACTGTAG
- the murG gene encoding UDP-N-acetylglucosamine--N-acetylmuramyl-(pentapeptide) pyrophosphoryl-undecaprenol N-acetylglucosamine transferase gives MRKRVVIAGGGTGGHLYPGIALAKALKKHDNTMDITFVGTQQGIESKVLPREGFPLKTIYSGGLLGKKGLNRILSWVKIPVGILQSLGFLLGKRPGLVVGVGGYVSGPLVLSASILRIPILIQEQNAVPGMTNRWLGKIADKIAVSFKESTKYFPENKVVETGNLIREEFCGPREPSVPEPSDRFNILVLGGSQGAHSINRGMVEAVDFLSQQKNRLHITHQTGETDCDWVKTQYAEKNVSADVRPFMHDMAEQYRKASLIVCRAGASTLAEITACGKMAVLVPYPFATHNHQEHNARVLEEAGAGEMILDKEVSGERLANSILQAMDQPEKRRAMEDKCYTLGKRDATEKVLQMSLELLGDTSGQSQRNETTDGENALSCF, from the coding sequence ATGCGTAAACGAGTGGTCATAGCCGGCGGCGGAACCGGAGGGCATCTTTATCCGGGAATCGCGTTGGCGAAAGCGCTCAAAAAACACGACAACACTATGGACATCACATTTGTCGGCACCCAACAGGGAATCGAATCGAAAGTCCTTCCACGGGAAGGGTTCCCGTTGAAGACCATTTATTCCGGCGGGCTTCTGGGGAAAAAAGGTCTCAATAGAATCCTTTCATGGGTCAAAATTCCGGTGGGCATCCTTCAGTCGCTTGGCTTTTTGCTGGGAAAAAGACCGGGCCTGGTGGTCGGAGTCGGCGGTTACGTTTCAGGGCCTCTGGTTTTATCCGCGTCGATTTTGCGCATTCCCATACTGATTCAGGAACAGAACGCGGTTCCCGGAATGACCAACCGATGGCTCGGAAAAATAGCGGACAAAATAGCGGTTTCGTTTAAAGAATCGACAAAATATTTCCCTGAAAACAAAGTCGTTGAAACGGGCAATCTGATTCGTGAAGAATTCTGCGGTCCCAGGGAACCGTCGGTTCCTGAACCGTCCGACAGGTTCAACATCCTGGTGTTGGGCGGCAGTCAGGGCGCGCATTCCATCAACCGGGGCATGGTGGAAGCCGTCGATTTTTTATCGCAACAGAAAAACCGGCTTCACATCACGCATCAAACCGGGGAAACCGATTGCGACTGGGTGAAAACTCAATACGCCGAAAAAAACGTGTCCGCGGATGTGCGCCCTTTTATGCACGATATGGCGGAACAATACCGCAAGGCTTCACTGATCGTTTGCCGCGCGGGGGCTTCGACTTTGGCGGAAATTACCGCCTGCGGAAAAATGGCTGTCCTGGTCCCCTACCCTTTCGCAACCCACAACCATCAGGAACACAATGCGCGGGTTCTTGAGGAGGCCGGAGCCGGGGAAATGATCCTCGATAAAGAGGTGTCCGGTGAACGGCTGGCGAATTCTATTTTGCAAGCGATGGATCAACCGGAAAAAAGGCGGGCCATGGAAGATAAATGCTACACGCTGGGGAAAAGAGACGCCACGGAAAAAGTTCTGCAAATGAGCCTCGAGTTGCTCGGTGACACCAGTGGCCAGTCCCAAAGGAATGAAACGACGGATGGGGAAAATGCGTTGTCATGTTTTTAG